From Camelina sativa cultivar DH55 chromosome 5, Cs, whole genome shotgun sequence:
ttattctaagATAAAGTTGGGAtcgttattatatatagatttagttCATAAAGCATTCACGTTGGATGCTAAGTTCGATGCGTGTCCTAGAGATACATAACTTGGTAcgtaaaatatgttaaaataaactaaaaaattatagtgTACGTTAggaaaaaaagtagaaaaagaaaagaacatatatatttgaaatagaaaaaaagacatCAACTGTAttgtccaaaaaacaaaaaagaggtcAAGTGTCTCTTCTCTCTAGGGTTACCCTTCAAAAGGTAGTTTCACATTACTGTATGtagtttttagaaataaatgtGTAATTCGTTATCCTAATTAACGTACAAAAGAATTGATCTTACAAGAAACGTATCAATTAAATGATTCTGACATAAATACttagaagaaaacaagataGACGTCTTCTAGGttgctatattttatatatatacatatatatatatacatatttctctctttctttatatatatatatgtatatatattgtctcATTTAATTTGAACATAAGACATAACAGCTTGATGTATAGACGATGCAGAATCATAAActtataccttttttttttcctaaaggATAAGAAACTTATACCTTCCTCGATGGTAAATGTGGATGACAAGAAAAATGATGGGTTTGCATATGATGAGaacaatataaaaagaaagagagaaatatacCGGGTAAATCCCAAGGTTCGCATTTGTAAAGATCAATCTCGGGTATTATCTCTAACTCGATCGTTCGACCATTAATCTTTCGCTTGAGGTAATATATGACAAGCTCTTCGTCTGTTGGATGAAACCGGAAACCAGGAGGCATTGAAACAGGAGCCATATACACTTCCTAATGTTTTAGCTAGAACCAAATGATTGAAGAGACAAATATgaacataaatatatagaacttgagagagaaaaaggaggagaaggagaagaaagagtgTGAATATAAAGCGAGAGTTATATAAGAAAGAGGCGTAACATAAGGGTTTGAATTCGATCGATCAGTGATGGAATTgtaagaaagacaaaaagagattaaaattatgtaaaagaagCCACAAAAAGCATTTAGGGTCGGTTGCCAATTGCAAACCCCACAACATATCTTCTTCCACTTTAAGtctttaacttttctttttactttaatgtgtttatatatttccGTGTAAATTTGATTCTCAGTTCCGTTCTTATTAAGCTTTTTCTAGTATCATCTTCCTTAAtattggaaaattttaaatatcaagTCAATTTAAATATCAAGCCAAGACCATATATAACTTTATAAACTTAAAGTGGTTAGTCTATAAAGTTAAGTTTATGTACGTAAGATTATGCATCAGGCAGAAGACCTTCAATTCATTATCTTTTGACATTTTGAGATTTGGTTCAATTGGAGTTTGCTTGCATGTGTATTATCCCACAGATTTTGACGATTTCACTATCACAGTAAAATTTagcacttttcttttttctccttttttatttattttatttgtgtgtgttttcttattttattttccatcaTCTGTTTATTCCTCgtaaaatcatgaaaaaatgTTGGGTTCACCACTAGTATTGTTCTTGCCTAGAGATGTCAAACGGACATGTCCGCGTCCGAACAAAGACGCTGGCATGCCCGCGGGcacctttttcttctcctccaccaagCTTCGAATCTTCGTACGACCGTACCTATGCCGTGAACAACAACTATGCAACTATGCAACAACTATGCATTTGAataatcactacaagaaaacatgccaTTTGCGACTACCATTTGTGACTGATTGTTTAGTCGCAAATATTTGCGACGGTTTTGCGACTATTTTAATACCGATTAACGACCATACAAAATACGGAAGTAAAACCGTCACAAATTTACGACGAAACAGTACAGCCACAAAAACGTCTCACCTTTGCGACCGAGTACATACTCTTTTGTAACTGATGTTATTTCGTCGCAAAACAAGATGCATTTTGTGACTACTTTGCAACTGCAATTTTGGTACGTGAGTGCCGTCGCAAATAAGTCGCAAAATAGAGACTTATTTGCAACGACTTTTTGGAGTATTATTTAGTAGCAAAGTCGTCGCTGCATGTCGGAAAAAAACGTTGAGAATGTGGAAGATATTATACTCAACTTTTGCGACTACATTGACAACGGTCGCAAAAGAGTCGCACCATGTCGGCAAAAAACGTGCTTAAAGTGTGTTAGGTGAACTGAAATTTTGTGACTCTTTCTATAATAGTCGCAAAACAGTGGCAaaatttctcttatatatatgccaccacttcttctttcatttacaTCGActctaaagagaaaaaaaacgggagaaagaaaccaaaaaaaaaacgtgaggaagaaaaaaaaaatctagaggaagaaaaaaaaagagagagaaaaaaaaataataataatgtgaaacaatCCTTCAAGAGCATGGATGTACAATCGAATCGATCCGTTCACTAATCATATCTCATCGGATTATTCGGCGGGTGTGGAAGAGTTCATCGATTTTGCCTGTAGCCATGCACAAAATAGCAGAGGTAGGTTTTACTGCCCTTGTGTAGTATGTCACAATTCGAAGTCTTTGAAAGCTGCCTCTGTTTCGAATCATTTGCTAAGTAGGGGGTTTATGCCTAACTATTATGTATGGTATGAACATGGTGAAGATTATGATGTTGTTGGGGAGGGAACTAGTAGTCATTATGCTAATAATACAGATTATGCTAGTGCTAGTGCACCAATAGGATTTGATGGGGAGAATATATATGCTgggatggtgaatgatgcatttcatggtTCTGTACCATATAACGAGTATCATGAACATGAAAGTGGAAATGATCATGTTCATGAACAACCCACCCAAGAAGCAAAACGGTTTTATGATATGCTAGCTGCTGCAAACACGCCACTGTATGATGGATGTCGGGAAGGGCAGTCGCAGTTATCGTTGGCAGCTCGGTTCATGAACAATAAGGTCGACTACAATTTGTCTGAAAATTGTATGGATTCATGGACAGGACTGTTTACGGAGTATTTACCAGAGGGTAATCAGGCAACCGGTTCATACTATGAGACGGAGACTTTGATGCGAAAGCTAGGATTACCGTGTCGTACATATGATGTATGTATAGATAACTGTATGCtcttttggaaagatgatgagAAGTTGGAGCATTGCAAGTTCTGCGGCAAACCAAGGTATAAGGCTAGTGAAGGAAGAACAAGAATACCGTTCAGTAAGATGTGGTATTTACCGATTGCGGAAAGACTGAAGAGAATGTACCAATCTGAGAAGACTGCAGCTTTTATGAGATGGCACGCTGAGCACAGCTCTAAGGAGGGATTAATGTGTCATCCTTCAGATGCGGCTGAGTGGAAGAATTTTCAGCAATTGCATCCCTCATTTGCAGCAGAACCGCGCAATGTTTATCTTGGATTATGTACAGATGGTTTCAATCCTTTTGGGATGTCGAAACACCATTCATTATGGCCAGTGATATTGACTCCATACAACTTGCCTCCTGGGATGTGCATGAACACAGAGTATTTGTTTCTGACGATTTTGAATTCAGGACCGAATCATCCACGAGCTAGTCTTGACGTTTTTCTCCAACCATTGGTCGATGAGTTAACAGAGTTATGGTATAATGGAGTGGAGGCATATGATGTGTCCTTAGATCAAAATTTCAACCTTAAAGCTGTCCTTTTGTGGACTATCAGCGATTTCCCAGCATATGGCATGTTGTCAGGATGGACAACACACGGAAGATTAGCTTGCCCAATTTGTATGGACGATACAAATGCATTTCAATTGCCAGCTGGtaggaagacatgttggtttgattgccACAGGAGATTTCTTCCTGCTAATCATCCAATGCGAAAGGATAAAAAACACTTTCTCAAAGGCAAACACGCAGTGAACGACTATCCACCGCAATATTTGACGGGTGAACAGGTCTTACATGAGCGTATAAGAAATGCCGAGCCGCCAAAGACTTCTGACTGCGGAGGAAATGGGCATGAAAATAAAGTGGATGGTTATGGAAGTTGGCATAATTGGCACAAAGAAAGCATCTTGTGGAAGATCCCGTATTGGACCGATCTAAACTTACGACACAATCTTGATGTGATGCATATTGAGAAAAATATTCTCGATAATCTCATGTACACTGTTATGAATGTGAAAGACAGATCAAAAGACAATGTGAGGTCCCGATTGGATGTTGCAAGATTTTGTGATCGAAGTCAATTGCATGTTGATGCTGGTGGGAGAGCTCCTTTTCCTATTTGGAGATTGAGTGCGAAAGGGAAAAAAAGCCTACTTCAATGGGTCAAAGAAGATGTTAAATTTCCAGATGGGTATGTAGCTGATTTAGCTAGTTGTGCAGACATCAAGGATGGAAAGTTTTCAGGAATGAAAAGCCATGATTGCCATGTCTTTATGGAACGATTGCTTCCATTTGTGTTTGCAGAGTTGTTACCACGTGACGTCCATCTTGCAATATCAGGTAAAAatttgatatctatatatagcaatttaattttatatatatgtcaaattaattaatgattttatttatatattgtagGGATTGGATCATTTTTCCGTGACTTATGCAGTCGATCATTGGAGATAAGTCATGTCCAAGTCCTGAAAGCGAATATTGTGATGATTTTGTGCAATTTGGAGAAAATATTCCCACCTTCGTTCTTTGATGTCATGGAGCACCTTCCTGTACACCTACCATACGAAGCCGAACTTGGTGGTCCAGTCCagtataggtggatgtatcccTTCGAAAGGTTTTTCAAACGCTTGAAAGGGAAGgcgaagaacaaaagatatccaGCGGGATCAATCGTTCAATCATATATTAATGATGAGATATCATACTTCTCAGAACACTACTTTGCTTCAACCATTTCTACAGCTAGTAGAAGGAGGTATTTCATACttacattataatatataatggtCTTTTAAATTAACATGTAAGGCTacttaaagttttaaatatttttcaggtCATTGCGATATGATGCGGGTGAGGTTCCTGTATATCTAGTACCCCTACCAGATATATTCACTCAAATCGGTCGTCCTAGTGGCCAAGTTACAGAGTTTTGGCTGTCTGATAAAGATCAAAAATGCGCACATGCATATGTATTGCGGAATTGTGATTACTTTCGTCCCCTAGAGAGGTATATGTTTCAGATTATTTTTATAGCAATTTCTCTTCAATATATTTATGGATTAATTGTCTTCTATATGTTGGGAAAAACAGTGTGTTGGACGATCAAATTCGGTATGAATATCCAGAACTCACTGATGATGAAGTCACATCGAAAAGAGATGAAGATTTTAGCGATTGGGTTTGCCAATATGTAAGTATAggtaaatagtttaatataaaaaaaatattttaatgaatgGGTTCACTTCcgacaaatttatatttatttcttctgtAGGTGTCTACAATGAAACATATCCAAAGTTTTCCTCCATGGGTTCATGAATTGGTTGATGGTCCAGAAAACAAAGTCAAGTCGTGGCCCATGTATTTTACCAGAGGTTACATGTTTCACACGCGTGAACACGGGCAGACGAAAAAGACAATGAATTATGGGGTATGTGTCCGAGGGCAAAATTATTCTGAAGCATCTACGGAGGATGATTTTTTTGGGACCGTTGAAAACATAATCGAGCTCGAGTATCCTGGCATTATTAACCTAAAGATAACACTTTTCTACTGTGACTGGTTTGACCCAACGGTTGGCAAAGGTATCCGCATGACAAATGGAGGCATCGTAGACGTGCTTCCGTCAAGAAAATACCGAAATTACGaaccttttattttaggttaagTTTCTTTTCACTAAATATTNNNNNNNNNNNNNNNNNNNNNNNNNNNNNNNNNNNNNNNNNNNNNNNNNNNNNNNNNNNNNNNNNNNNNNNNNNNNNNNNNNNNNNNNNNNNNNNNNNNNNNNNNNNNNNNNNNNNNNNNNNNNNNNNNNNNNNNNNNNNNNNNNNNNNNNNNNNNNNNNNNNNNNNNNNNNNNNNNNNNNNNNNNNNNNNNNNNNNNNNNNNNNNNNNNNNNNNNNNNNNNNNNNNNNNNNNNNNNNNNNNNNNNNNNNNNNNNNNNNNNNNNNNNNNNNNNNNNNNNNNNNNNNNNNNNNNNNNNNNNNNNNNNNNNNNNNNNNNNNNNNNNNNNNNNNNNNNNNNNNNNNNNNNNNNNNNNNNNNNNNNNNNNNNNNNNNNNNNNNNNNNNNNNNNNNNNNNNNNNNNNNNNNNNNNNNNNNNNNNNNNNNNNNNNNNNNNNNNNNNNNNNNNNNNNNNNNNNNNNNNNNNNNNNNNNNNNNNNNNNNNNNNNNNNNNNNNNNNNNNNNNNNNNNNNNNNNNNNNNNNNNNNNNNNNNNNNNNNNNNNNNNNNNNNNNNNNNNNNNNNNNNNNNNNNNNNNNNNNNNNNNNNNNNNNNNNNNNNNNNNNNNNNNNNNNNNNNNNNNNNNNNNNNNNNNNNNNNNNNNNNNNNNNNNNNNNNNNNNNNNNNNNNNNNNNNNNNNNNNNNNNNNNNNNNNNNNNNNNNNNNNNNNNNNNNNNNNNNNNNNNNNNNNNNNNNNNNNNNNNNNNNNNNNNNNNNNNNNNNNNNNNNNNNNNNNNNNNNNNNNNNNNNNNNNNNNNNNNNNNNNNNNNNNNNNNNNNNNNNNNNNNNNNNNNNNNNNNNNNNNNNNNNNNNNNNNNNNNNNNNNNNNNNNNNNNNNNNNNNNNNNNNNNNNNNNNNNNNNNNNNNNNNNNNNNNNNNNNNNNNNNNNNNNNNNNNNNNNNNNNNNNNNNNNNNNNNNNNNNNNNNNNNNNNNNNNNNNNNNNNNNNNNNNNNNNNNNNNNNNNNNNNNNNNNNNNNNNNNNNNNNNNNNNNNNNNNNNNNNNNNNNNNNNNNNNNNNNNNNNNNNNNNNNNNNNNNNNNNNNNNNNNNNNNNNNNNNNNNNNNNNNNNNNNNNNNNNNNNNNNNNNNNNNNNNNNNNNNNNNNNNNNNNNNNNNNNNNNNNNNNNNNNNNNNNNNNNNNNNNNNNNNNNNNNNNNNNNNNNNNNNNNNNNNNNNNNNNNNNNNNNNNNNNNNNNNNNNNNNNNNNNNNNNNNNNNNNNNNNNNNNNNNNNNNNNNNNNNNNNNNNNNNNNNNNNNNNNNNNNNNNNNNNNNNNNNNNNNNAAACGTTTTAacacttcttattttctttttcaatcgatctagggttttttctctcaaacctcttcactctccttctctctcaaacacatcgatctctccttctctctcaatctccCAATCATCTATCGCTTTCTctttaaatctttttcttcttctctctctctctcacaatcgTCGATCCGATGCCTCCTAAGACCAAGGGTGCTTCCAGAGGTCGCGGTGGCAGAACCGCCACCGGTGTCCGAATCTTCAATGGTAGCAGAACCTCTTCTCATTCGTCGAACCCTTCTGAACGCACACACTCTGCGACACAGTCTGCAACCCATTCACATCAAAGCCGTCCTTCACAATTTCCCCCGACTAATCCAGCGCCAATAAGTAGTCCATTGCCGACTACAGATCCACCGTCGTTCACAAATCAACCGTCGAGGACAAACCAACCGTCGAGTAGTCATCCACCGTCGAGGACAAACCAACCGTCGAGTAGTCATCCACCGTCGAGGACAAATCAACCGTCGAGTAGTCATCCACCGCGGAGGATAGTTACACCGCCTCCGATTCCTCAACAAGCGCCTCTTCCTGTTCCTCACCCTCAACCGCAACCGGAGCTTGTTCAGGAGGGAGATAACGGCGAAGAAGAAAACGAGGaggaacaaaaccctaatcaaaatGTCGATCACTACCAAGATCTGTTAGATGGTTTGCTAGCTCTTCCAGGCCGAGAACATCTACCACTCCTGTCTCAGCATCCTATCCCTGGAGTCGAAACTCTATGGTATAAACACTCTCTCCTCctgtaatttttctttaagtaTACACGGTATGTCACAAAGAATCTTAAAGCATGAATGTGTTCAATAGTTTGATCTTTAAGTATACTCGGTAACACTCTCTCCTCTTGCGGTAATAGGTTCACTAATCGGTTGTTGTTTGATGTTCAATAGTTTGATCATGTTAAGTAATCGGTTGTTATTAGATATTCAATAGTTTCAATAGGTTGTTGGTTCATATTTTCAAGTAGACTTACTCAGTTAATGTAACAGGTTTAACCGGCACAAAGGATAGCTTTCTCGAGTCATTGCTGGAATCTTAAAACTCACAAATCTGCTTCAATCAGTGCCATTCAACTTCTGTAGGGTGAAACTTGTAATTTCTTCCATTATTGACTTTGAGATTACCATAGGCAGCTCGATACTTGAGAGCCCTATCAAGCATCTTGTATGCTGAGTTCCATCTAGTTTTCACATCCATAATTAATCCCGCTTTCAACTGTAGACCAACAGCTTCAACACATTTTGCAAACAATATCTCACGTTTTTCAGAAGCTTTAACATATTTGATTCTCTCTCTGATCTTTTCCAAAGTATCATCTATATCTTTCAGGCACATCTGAACAATGATGTTGAGAATATGTGCTGCACATCGCAAATGAAAATAGTCTCCTCCACACAACAAATCATTCCGCAACATAAGCTGAGATTTCAGAATATCTTGTGTTGTGTCATTGTTAGTAGCATTGTCTAACGTGATGGAAACCACTTTTTCAATTCCCCAATTCTTCCACTTCTCTAGAATCTTAATTGCTATGTGCATACCTGAATATGGAGGCGGAAAATCATAGAAAGCAATAATGTTGCTGTTTAATTTCCAGTTCCTGTCAACATAATGTGATGTTAGACACATGTATCCCTCATGAGTGATTGCAGTCCACAAATCAGAAGTGAAGCTAATCCTCCCTGGAAGGTGAGCTAATTCTCTCTTTAAATTCTTTGTCTCATTCTCATAGAACTTGTAAACGTCTGCTGCAGATGTGTTCCAGCTTATAAACTTCACATCTGCGTTCAAATACTTCCTAACTGATCTAACTCTCTAATATTCAACATAGGCAAATGGGAGATCATGTTGAATGATACACTTAGCCACCATTTCACAAAAAATCATATGATCTATCTTCCTAGCTTGTAATCTTGCTTCAGAGTTGAGCATCACTCTACTAATATCAGCATTACTAAGCCAAACCTTACAAGTTTCCATATGACGATTGTAAGAATTTGTACCGTTCTTGTGTGAATTATATGCATAATCCCTCTTGCAGTGATTGCATTCGGCTCTGTCTTGAAGTTTTTCATTAATAGCCTTCTTAACCACTGTAAAATGCTCCCAGCAATTTGCATATTGCTTTCTCTTCGTCGGTTGTGTTGATGTTTCTTTCCCTTTTCCTTTATCTCCTTCGACATTATCAtgtagatcatcatcatcatcatcatcaatatcaaAATGCAGCTCTTTTACCATATTTAGATTATTGTTCTCCATCAAACttattttgctttctcttcttcggtTCTGTTGATGTTGTCtttcttttgtccttttcaACATCATCGTCATCAATATGAATTGGTGCTCTTTTACGACAATTAGATGGCTCTGCTCCATCAAACATATGTTATTCTTCTTCAGCGTTTGCAGCATCAATTACTCTTGGAGACTCTATGTCGATTGATCTTCCATCGTAAGAGTCATGTGAgtccttaaaaaaaacaacggTCAAACAGTTAAAGACTTGAATCTCAGATCACAAAAGAGTAAAGGATTGATGTTTTGACAAgtagacaaaaaaagaacagtTTAAATCAATATACAGCTTACCATTATGATTCACAATTCAGAGCTCTTTTATATCTCTAAGACTTTGAGGACTGGAGTCATATGTGGTATGTCTCGTGAAATCGTATATGTGGATATTCTTAGGTCAATCTTTTCTTATCAAGCAAAGCAATGAATTATGCTAAACTATTTAGGGTTTTCAGCTTTTATACAAACTCTAAACTACTAAATCTTCTAATATCTAGTTTGTATTTActaattactaaatatatatttttaattatcttccAAAGCTTCTAGGTGTGTCACAGggtttggtttaaactttaaaacaagCTAGACAGTGGTTACCTTTACGCTGTTGTAGGCTGCAGCCAAACCAGAGTTCATGTCCCATAGAGCCTTGACACTAAGAAACAAGCTAGAGAATGGTTACCGCTTATCTTCTCATATGTGACTCCTTCCACAGACACTGCTGAAGTCTGGTTCATGCATTTGCTGTGATCGCAGTAGAATTGATCGATCACTATCGGAAGCTGAACCTCTGTGAGTTGAATGTTTGAGAAAAGTATTCCTTTCACTGATCCTATACTATCAGAAGCTGAACATGTATCATCAGAGATTGAAGTAgctgcatatatatatctaacctGAGAGATGCTAGTTGTGAGGCATAATGTTAAGAATGGTTCTACAACATAAGCAACAGTCTTCAAACATAAGCTTTGCCGCAACCTCACCAGAAAGATTCAATACATACAGTCTAGAAACAAGGTCAGTCAGAAAGATACTAAGTCCACAACCACTAACAGATAAAATAGTCACTATTACCTCTTCCTATGTAATAGCATCTTCCCCCATGTCCCATGAAACACCATCAGCCATGGATGCTTGCTGTCTTGCTCGCCGCAGTGAAGCTTCTCTTTCTAACATTTCCATTCTCATCTTTGCTTCTCTGATTAATTGTAAGTCTTTCTCCTAAAAATCCAAACCACAAGTAAATTTAAAAGACATCAAATAACTAAGTCTCGATGCACTATAAGCCATCTAATCAAAGCTCaatcaaaagaataataatattgaaGCTACGAACTTTCCACAAACCTAGATGTGAATTATCTAAAATAAGCACATGcatacaaaataacaaagtCTTCAACTTCCACCACATCTAGCTTCTCTGTCTTGTAACGAATCACAAGATTATGAGCATATAACTTAAGTTTTTAATAAGCGAAATTATCTAAGATCAAACCAGAACTTACGAGAAGCCACCAAGTTGAGCTCACTTAGGCTTGATAGCTTTGATGTGAGCGTTTGTCCAATTCAAAGATTCCGACCAGAGAATTTGGAAGAGAGATCTTTATCAAGCCATGCGAGAAGAGATGTCGGCATTAACACATAATCAGCTCTCGCCACCAAGGCACCACTGCTTGTGAACTGACATGGAAGTGATGGAACTCCTTTGTGGCAATTGCAGACCACCCGTTTACCCCGCTGTCATCAGCGGTCCAAAACTATTCccctgcaaaaagaaaaatttgcatAAAACAACAAGCAACCAATTGTTGACAAACCAATTATGGGAAGCATCATGGAGCTCCTCTGCAAttaagagaaacagagagagagacaaagacagAAAAAAACTTATCTCACATAGTCACATACATGTCGGCATTTCTTCAGCTAGCGCTGGTGACCGGTCTTCACTTCCAATAGCAATTTGCGTCATTCCTTGACAAGTTCGCATAGATCTTTACTCATGATAACTTCAGATTCATCATATTCATTGAGAAATCGAGTAGAACTGAAACTTGGTGGAACGAGACAAAAGAAATTTTGGACCATCCGCATCTCCCGCGGTCGTGAGCGGACAATTTTTGGGCATGAAGTTAAAGGTCCAAACCCGATCCACTATGATACTTAACAGCCCATGCCCGTAGGCCTTAGGCCCAATTAACACCCCTATTCTTGCCCAAATCTCAACAATTGGTCATGCACATATATATCCTAGTTGatcatcaaaatgttttattaatatatatcatatttattaGAATTGTATTTCC
This genomic window contains:
- the LOC104789590 gene encoding uncharacterized protein LOC104789590 — encoded protein: MYNRIDPFTNHISSDYSAGVEEFIDFACSHAQNSRGRFYCPCVVCHNSKSLKAASVSNHLLSRGFMPNYYVWYEHGEDYDVVGEGTSSHYANNTDYASASAPIGFDGENIYAGMVNDAFHGSVPYNEYHEHESGNDHVHEQPTQEAKRFYDMLAAANTPLYDGCREGQSQLSLAARFMNNKVDYNLSENCMDSWTGLFTEYLPEGNQATGSYYETETLMRKLGLPCRTYDVCIDNCMLFWKDDEKLEHCKFCGKPRYKASEGRTRIPFSKMWYLPIAERLKRMYQSEKTAAFMRWHAEHSSKEGLMCHPSDAAEWKNFQQLHPSFAAEPRNVYLGLCTDGFNPFGMSKHHSLWPVILTPYNLPPGMCMNTEYLFLTILNSGPNHPRASLDVFLQPLVDELTELWYNGVEAYDVSLDQNFNLKAVLLWTISDFPAYGMLSGWTTHGRLACPICMDDTNAFQLPAGRKTCWFDCHRRFLPANHPMRKDKKHFLKGKHAVNDYPPQYLTGEQWMVMEVGIIGTKKASCGRSRIGPI